The following DNA comes from Plasmodium vivax chromosome 11, whole genome shotgun sequence.
cgcagagccTACCTCAAAAAGTAGACGTGCCCCTTCTCGTAGCCCCTCTCCAGGGCCATGTCAAAAATCGCGTGGTGGGGAGATTCCACCTTCACAGGGATGTTGTAGTAGTTTAGCTCATTGGTCAGCAGCAAGATAAAGTCCAGGTTTGGCAAGAGCCCATTCAGGCCTTCATaatttatgtgtatatgtgaaGGGTACACAGAATCGAATTCTATGATGATGGCCGATCTGGAGAGGGCCTTCCTTCCATTCCTCACATCATTGCTGTATAAAAAATCCTCGACAAATTTCTGAACCCCTAAAGAATATAGCCATTCCTTGTTGGTGAACAAAAAGATAATGTCCTTGCTCATATAATTgcagtttttaaaataattgattAACGTTAAACCAACTGAAATGGCGTggaaatttttcctttccttgtAATCGAAGTTGATCACCACGATTATGTTTTCCATGTTGTTGCAAAATTTGCACGGCACGGTGGTGATCAGTATGTTGCCCTTTGCGCCGCCCTTTACGCCGCCATTCACGCTAACCCTCCGCTTCACCGTGTggacaaagggggaaattctcCTGATATACTCGCCTATCCCATCTATTATATCCTCCCTGAACCCATAGTTGGAAAAATAACTGCTCGTGTGGTTTAGAAAGTCCTCATCAGTTTTGTCTAAATTGGAATTCCCTGGGAACTGCGAGAAAATCAGCGAGTCCAGCTCCGCCTTTTTGCTAAATTTGTTGAACACGCAGAGGTGCGCGAAGCCGACAACGGATAGGGTGATTCTGCcgaagggaggaaaaaataaaaaacatctACACAGatacgcacatgtgtagGCATGGGTGTTCACGCGCCTATCGCAAACACTATGCAACGCGAAGACGCGTCTGCTATTATCTCTCACCCTATTAgtttccacttttttaaaaccctTTTGAccaacaaaaaaaacttggGATTCTCCGAAAACCccatgataaattaaaatggggAGATCAAACCAACGGGagtgtgcaaaatggaaaagtgaCAACGCTCGCTTACTGGAAACGACAAACGGGGTGGAAAACGTAAAGGCTGACCCCCAAGTGGACGTGTaggcgggggggaagctgcGGCCCTTAATACGTACTTAACGTAATGCTGATGTGACATAGCAGTTCGTAACTCCTGCGTTGCGCCATTTAACTGGAGAACTGCCCCCCTCTACGTTACTCCTCTACAGATGAACATGACCTACGCGATGTGCCCACATGTCGCATGTCATATGCTgtgtgtttattttatttattttttttttttttcttctctcctATGCCCATCGCCCTACGCTTAAACCATCCAAATGTTTACACAAACAACGAAACGCACTGCAgagggaaaattaaaaaataaaaaaaaagggagtccCGCTCACAATTAACCTATGCTTTATGCAGTCAGTCGGATTAGTCCAGGGGTGGCTCTTTGAAGCGGCGAAGTAGGAAAGGAACAATTTCCCATCGTCTCacattttggcaaatttaGTGCTTCATTATGTGGTCCCCCCACCTGCAATATGACCCACCTCCCAGGTTACGCTGCCTACCATTTTACACCCTCCTCAGCAGGCGATTTtgggcgtaaaaaaaaaaaaaaactgccagCTGCAACATGCATGTTTCGTACTACACCTCCATATCCTTTTGCTACATTGGGGgagctttttatttttttttccacacttTATTCCCTCACTGCAGTATGGCctaattgcaaaatgggcacacaCCAATGGTCATGCTACTCCCAAAGATCACAGCCCAACAGGATGAAATCGCGTCGCATGTCTCCTCCGTTCAAAGAGCAGCACATACACATTGTTCCGCACTTTTAAAATGCTAAAATGAGTTTCCACACagacaaaaggaaaagaaaaaaaaaaacagacgGTAGAAGTTGTCACCAGGGGGATACATGCTATGTTTCCCTTAACTAGCTAaaatgtgattttttttttttttttttttttttttttttttccagtttaTGTTGGATATCCCCCAACAAACGCCCAATTCGAACGGCCCATTTTaccgttttcatttttttcttataagtAAAACGCccgtttttacaaaaaaaaaaaagcataaatgTGGGAAACACTTGTGGCGTACTTATCCCaaatgagttaaaaaaatgaataaaaataaataaaaactgctAATGTGATGAAAGTACCCACCGTTAAATCCATATATCACATGAATGCCCTCTCCTTCTTTCCACATGAAAGagtcattttaaaaaaaaggtcaccATAGACAAAGAGGAGCAGTAGctacatgcacatgtaggAAGTTACACGGGAGCCACTTCCCCATCTCAGCTACACCAGTGCAAATGAACACTCTGCGCGGTACACTAATGCAGGCGGTGCACATCTATTTAACCGCCCCAGCTACGACATACACCCCAGcatattcccatttttcttcacaaaaGTTGCAAATTAAATCTCGTCGGAAGGACTGCTAATCTCTAAGACGATTTTGTCTTACATCCCTGAATTGCTTTATCAAGCAGTACGCACTGGCCATGTAACTTCAAATctgtacatataatttacacAATGGAAATATCCACATGGGGGGGTGATGGCATCCTCCCGTTtcttaattaattaaaaaaaaaattccctttttaaacattttacatGAGAAGatcatcaaaaatgaaaataacatgcggtcattttttttgaatttataTCCTCCATTGGGTGTAGCTACacgaaattttttcctctttttttttttttttttccttcccacaTAACTGAGCACCTACGTGACATTTCTGGGCTAATTTGCCTGTCCACCGTTGCGCTCCCCTGACTGTTGGTTCGACGGATAAGTGGAGGTACCCCCGTTCTGACTATGCATATTGTTAAGCTGCTCATTATACGCAGGGTTGTATTGCTGATTGTTGGGTTGATTATACAACAGGGGGTGCATGCGTTGGCCGTGCGGTGCAGAGTTACCATTCTGTTGGTCATACACATTTCTGTTATCCATCTGATCATAATTTACATACCCACTGTGTTGATTATAGTGCGACGTTGTGTTTTCCTGGTTGGCATACGCATTCCTGTTACCCTGCTGGTTGTAGTGAGATAATAAGTTGCTACTTGCATTCGCGTTTGCGTAATTGGGGGGTTCGTAACTTTGGCTAGAGTACCCCGACCCGTTGGCCCCACTTGGCCCATATGACTGGTGGCCGTAGGTCCCCCTGCCGCTGACGGAGTCGTAACTCCCCATATAACTTGGCTGATTATAAGAAGGCATGTTATTCGAACCGCCATTATTGCTATGCTGAGGAACGTATGGCCTCTTATACACTGGCACTTCCTGATTGCTCTGATTATTTGGAGAAATGTAATGATTTTGCGTCATTCCCTGAGCACCGTACAGACTTTCCGGGTTAGGTTCGTTTATATATAAGAAGGTGGGGTCACTGGGATCCACATATGCATTGctacttgaaaaaaattgctcattAAATTCGCTCAGGGCACCTAATGGTCTGTTTTTCTTCGCCGCATCATataccttaaaaaaataattaaggaAGCTACTACACTGTCCATTCAGAAAAACGATGTTCCATTTGCAGGGACTCTTCAGACTGTTGGGGTGATCTACTAACGGCTTCACTACACCAGAGAGGTAATTCAACCCAAAAACGGGTTGTTCAAATTTTGGCTTCTCAATCAAATTCAGTGGGAACTCTACAGATATGAAATTTGCGTTCGTTCTGCTCCGTTCGCTTTTGATGAATACCAAACGTATGCTCGTTAGGAAAATCATTCCGTCTTCCTTTATCGTTCTGCAGTTGGGGGTGTGTAAAGAAGGGCACgaacatatgcacatgtgtcaACCAGTTTGCAGGGCCATCATTAACTGTGTACTAGGGTTATGGCAGATAAGTGAAGCCAACAGGGGAGACACCCCCGCTTGTCCCATTAGTACTACATACTCGCGGCACTACCCCCATGGGCACACTTATGCGCCATATGCTTCGTAGCGCTCTCCTTTTGGTCACCTGTCGGGGAGGTAGAGCTTCATTTTGACGTCTTCCCTTCGTAGGTACGTGAACTCTGATCCTTTGTTGGCCGGGAAAAGGAACTCTGctcaggggggaagcgcaaaTGTGAACACACGTAAAGGGAAGCACACGCAAAAGTAAGCACACTCAAAGGTGAACGGCCCCAATGCAAAACCTCTAAAAACACAACCGCGCGGAGAAGCGTCCTCCCCCACCACGGCTGCACATACCCTGGCCCTGAATTAGCGTCGGATTTAGCGCCAtccttttttgaagaaattttcAAAGTCAAATCTGAGCTTCTCAACTGAACGGGTCATAAGGCGGCCTTCCCAAAATGGACCCTTCCAAATGTGCCTTTTCGTGTCCTCCGATATTTACAAGGGAGTAATGGAAGCTCTATAAATATAAGCAGTCACATGTACGTACgcgtgtatgtatatgcatgcgCCACATGTTTATTTTTGACTTTCTCTTAGTAAGCACATCCCAGCTTTGTCATTTCGCAAATTTTCATGCTTGGCAAAGTTTCATACTTTGAAAACGTGaacggaaaagggaaaaaaaaaaaaaaaaaaaaaaaaaaaccagaAAAATACATACAAGTGCAAGTGCTAtcatatacaaatattatttttgcccttttgcaAGTTCGggagtttttatttttatctcttcatttaaaaagaggcacaaaaaaaacgaaaagaaaaacaaaaaagaaacaaaaaaatacagcatGCATAAATCAAACATTAACGCTGTGAATTCCTTCAAACGCGCTTTGCTTAAATTCTTATGCCTTCACATGTCATAGTAACTTGTTCGCGGCGCTTGCACCCCTGCACGCACTTCCCCGCGCGGGAGCAGTTGCATGTATTTACATACACAGGTGCGTAAGGGTCAACACAGGGGAGAGGCACGTTTACTCTTAGTTTCGCTTTTGCGTTTGCTTgtatttacttttatttgcttttactatgcttttattttactttttcaaaGCGATTCTTGTCAGCGCGCATATCCATTCCCCGGTGCACACAAGCTACGCGTTGTGCAAAAGGCGAACAGCGCGGAGATCAAAGTGACAAACGGAAGACTCCCATTGACGATGCGAAACCCCCTACAGTGCGCTGTTCGCCCCCAGAATGGCACATCCTCACGTTGATGCGAAACAGTCGTGAAGTCACTGCGTGTGCATACCTAACTGCTTCACCGGACAgtaccccccctttttttttttacgccccCAAAAAGGGGTCCATTTTGTACTTTCAAAGGAGTCAAATTCGTTTGTTTTAAACACCcctggtgtttttttttcccccccccgaatATACTTGTGTACATATCGCCAAAATGTGCTCTGCATATTTACacatacatgcacatatgtgtgaAAGCCTTCGTAATGGAAAACACCTGGGCAGCTTAACCCCCTTACGAAGAATCCTTCATGtgaattttgcaaaacgtaaaaaaaatctcatcaaaggggagaaaaatattcACTCGCTCTGTTGACATTTTGCGCATAACACCCCAACGTCAGATCGGCGTTAAGCAGTTGTCCCCATTTTCCcaccaaaaaataaatgtgtgCGTTGTAGGTAATATATGCCCAAATGGGCCTCCCACCATTGTAGAATACAcaacttttcattttcggaAAACACCATTTCGTCTTTCGACAATTTGGCATGACACTTTCAAACGGTTGTACCTTTGTGCGTTaatgtgtgcaatttttttttttttttttttacccactTGGTaacccccacacacacaacTCGAAAAGAAATACAACATTGcggtaacatttttataaagtacattcatgaaaatgtaaaattaggtggatttttcttcacctttttccaCCTGAACGTGAATGTCAAAATTGAAAcatgtgaagaagaacaacTGACTGTCCTCACACAGAGAAATTACAGAGAAGCGCTCTTATCCCTCTTCCATTTGGTCCCCTACATTACgctaagcaaaaaaaagggataccAAAtgtgtctcctttttttttaccccttttctGATGACAGTTTTACCTCTAGGGGGAATGTGCCCCAGAGGGAGAAATTACGGCACGGATTTAGGGCATAATTGTTAAAGGCGGAATGGTCCATGAAATGTTTAACCATGTGGAGGGCGCATAACGGAATGGAGTTATGCCCTCTCTCCCACCCAAAAGACCATTTTCCTGCCTACTTTCCTTACGCATCCCACATGGTTATCGTATCACCCCTAGTCGAAAACATAAGAGGGGCACCACAAAGACGGCCATAGTCACTTCCCGTTCGTCATATGCAACTTTgcaatgtaaaaaaaattggggcagtaaaaatattcataaatttttagcGCAAAATGAGATAGTGGTGGTACGTCCTTTCTTCCAATTCGTGCATGCGGGGATTTAAAATGTGCGGAAGTCCAAATGTGTGTAATCTCTATCATGCCGCTTCTATGgcatataaaattgaagGCAGTTCCACCCCCTTgcagcaaaaggaaaagtaaaatcaCCCGTAAAAGGGGCCTCCATTCCTGTTGCTTAACATCGCGGTAGTATATCTCACCATCTTTTTTCACCGCTGTAGAAAAAGTGATCCTTTAAAGtggtttctttttccccataAATGTGATCAGCGTGATGCTCGCTTGTTACTTCTGCAAAGGTCCACTAAAACATTCCGCAGTTTTTAATCATGTGATGTTACTACCCGTGTGGAGTTCCACACCCTCTCGCCATTTGTGAGAGTTTCCCCCGTGCGACATCGCTAAGTTCCCCCTTCAGTGCGTTCCCCCTAGGAGAGCATTTTCACTCGGTACAGCTCATCCGGATGACGTGAAATTTGTATGCTCGCCTGTATATGACCCATCTTGCGAGAAAGAGTCCCACGTTGCGCAATTTCACTCGCATAATTTTGTTACCATCATTAGTGCCTCTCCCATTAGCGCCGCTCCATTattgccgcttccctttttggttCTGCTTCGCTTCTGCTTTGACTCCCGCTGGCACAAGTTCGCCCTTCCCCCGCGCTGTTCCCCACGCCGCGAAACGCATCACACGTCCACCTTTGCCCAACGcaagatttaaaaaaggagactcccccccttttttttggcacttcTCCCATTAAGAACCCACTTGCGCATTTGCTGCCCTACCGTTGCGACGTTTCCCATgatatttccattttatgaacatttttttgtgtgtatttaaattttttttttttttttttctttttttttccatgccGACGTTGACTCCCCATTGAGAGTTCCCCCCCACACTTACATGTGCGCGCAAAATGTACCCCCTCTACTACGAGAAGAAGATCGTGAAAAAGCTCATACAGCACGACTCCCTGATTCTGCTGGCGGATGGGTTCAACGAGCTGAACATCCTAGCCATATTCATCTTTTACTACCAGAACAAGTGCCTGTGGTATGAGAAGTGCGCGGAGGAGCAAAACGTCTTCTTCGAGTTGTTCGGGCTGAACATTCGCAAGCGGGTGGACGGCGAGGAGGATGACGAGCAGGCGGGGCGAGACAGCCCTGCCGGGGGCGATAATCATAGGGGAAGGGACACCTGCAGGGGAGGTGGCAATGGCAGAGAAGCTGACAATGGCGGAGAAGCTGACAATGGCAGAGAAGCTGACAATGGCGGAGAAGCTGACAATGGCGGAGAAGCTAACAATGGCGGAGAAGCTGACAATGGCGGAGAAGCTGACAATGGCGGAGAAGCTGACAATGGCGGAGAAGCTGACACGTGTGGAGAAGGCGACCCCCCGGAGCGGGCACCCTCCAACCGCGCCAAACAGCTGACAAGTGCGCAGGACGAGGCGGACAGCTCGCTCgggagaaacaaaattaacaGCCTGCTGGACTCCTTCAGGTATGACGCGCCGGGGGGGGCCACCGCGAGGGAAGGGGCAGGCGTAGCGGAAGTGGCAGGTATGGCAAACGTGGTCAGCTTAGCCGACGGGCCAAGTGACCGCGCGGCACAAACCgaggccccccccccggggaacCAAAACAAACTGATATTCATCCTGAACGTGTCCCCGAAGGAATACAACCTCTTTCTGAAGTACCAACTTGGGCTGTACGGCGAAATGAGCAAGCTGGACCGCCAGTTTAA
Coding sequences within:
- a CDS encoding hypothetical protein, conserved (encoded by transcript PVX_115405A), which codes for MALNPTLIQGQEFLFPANKGSEFTYLRREDVKMKLYLPDRTIKEDGMIFLTSIRLVFIKSERSRTNANFISVEFPLNLIEKPKFEQPVFGLNYLSGVVKPLVDHPNSLKSPCKWNIVFLNGQCSSFLNYFFKVYDAAKKNRPLGALSEFNEQFFSSSNAYVDPSDPTFLYINEPNPESLYGAQGMTQNHYISPNNQSNQEVPVYKRPYVPQHSNNGGSNNMPSYNQPSYMGSYDSVSGRGTYGHQSYGPSGANGSGYSSQSYEPPNYANANASSNLLSHYNQQGNRNAYANQENTTSHYNQHSGYVNYDQMDNRNVYDQQNGNSAPHGQRMHPLLYNQPNNQQYNPAYNEQLNNMHSQNGGTSTYPSNQQSGERNGGQAN